The window agatgttcatttattactccgctatagataatcttcttgaagattatccatttagtactctattgaagtttatctacaagcagctgatgcaggcaggttgcaagcagcttaatgaaatgatttgcagcagcttcttattaaacagtcaggttgcaagcagctcatgcagacagcttacaagcagctcatgcagacagcttacaagcagctaaagaaaagccttgcagctacTTCCTGAAAAGCCCCGCagttgcttcctttcttctataaatagaggagttttcagttcattatgtacataaatttgaagtttgaataatatatcagtttctctctatatttgtctttactttacaatttttattttataacatgaaTAACTTTATTTATGAATTTATGGTGGATTTTCAATGAATAGTTATTTATGGAGtagattttaaatttatattgaatGATGTATTTTAATTATCTAAATCATGTGCAAAAGAAAAAGTAATTATACTAGATACTCAATATTATTGCTTTGGGGTAATTATATGTAATACTGATTAAAAAATTTaatgtatatatttttactttatgttttatattaattaaaatagGAAAAACAATTGATTATATtctcttataataaatatttaaatttatttttctcttttaaatatttataaattgaaCCTTGCTACTATCCTTTTTCGTAATTTGATATTCAAAAAAATTGATTAGAAACAATCTGCCTATCGAATAGTGCAAAAAGCACTTCTCATCATTTGACCTAACACAAACTATTATTATCCAAAAACactttttcgaaaaatatttatgacaaagggagttttttcaaaaCAAGCAATTTAATGGGTTCGCAATATTTTTCAAAGTAAAATTCATGTCCAAAAGTTATTTCGCGCGAATCAGGATTAATTTGAGCCCCAAAACGTGTATTGAACACCGAGTGGCCCTAGGCCACCAATTGCATTGAGCTGCCCTGCTAAAAACATTAGCAGGAACaatcaaaatattttttgttataaaaGAAAAAACCTCAAAGAAAAGCATAACATGTCCAACTAGAAGAACGAAAAGAAAAGGTAACAGTTGGTCAGACACTGTTAAAAGGATCACATGGTTTCCCACTTTAACCGTGATTGGATTTTGGAATCTGGGAAATCATGCAATTGGACACCGTAAAGGAGCATTtcatttctttaaattaaattaaagagGGCTGGCCCTGCTCATCTATGGAGTATTATATTTGGAAGTCAAGTCTTTTAAAATTGGTTATCATTTTAAACAGATCTCTCTTTTGCTCTCTAAGCTAAGAGTAACAGCGgaaaaacaaagagatagagagcTATGGCTTATGCTGCTGTGACCTCTCTTATGTCAACTCTTGGACTGCTACTGCAATCCAGTTGCCGTTTAAATCTTCCCCACGAAGAGCAAACTGAATCTCTTCACAAAAAAGTAAAAGAACAGATTCAATCATTTCACCAAAAAGTCAGTTCACTGCAAGCGTTTCTGGAAAGTTTGGAGACGAATATCAATGATCTTAAGACAATTGAACATTGTGAAGTCAAGATCAAAGATGCAGCATATGACGCAGAATATagaattgaatcagtattggaaAATTTTTATAAGGCTCAAAATGAAAAGGTTAGGAGAGAAGCTTATGAAGAGTTTTGCAAGAGGTTGCAAAAAGCATCTGAGTCCATAGATTCCAATTCCAGAAAATTAACTGAAAGTATGAAGAGTGGTTTGCAGGCAACTAGTTCACTTGTCCAAAGTTTTGATTTACCAGAACATTCTCCACAGCTTGGCAATAACATGGTTGGACATGAAAATGAATTGGAGGATGTGAAGTGTAAACTCATGAAAATCTCATCCGATGAAAGAGAAACTATGGCAATCACAGGTATGGGGGGCATAGGCAAGACAACCTTTGCTAGAAAAATTTATGATGATCCAGAAATTAAATCACATTTTGACATTCTAGCATGGGTTACTGTGTCAAAGGAATACTGTGTTAGAAAGATGTTGCTGCAGCTTCTTCATTGTATTCCATCAACAGAAGAAGTACGCCGTGAAGCAAGGGATGATGGTGAGCTAGCAGGCAAATTGAAACAGAGGCTGTGGAAACGCAGGTACCTAGTTGTCATCGACGATATATGGAGCAGCAAAGCTTGGGATGATATAAGTCTATGGTTTCCAGATTGCAAAGGAAGTCATATCCTACTTACCACAAGGTGCGGGAATGTGGCCAGTTATGCTGCTCCAGGTAAGCCTCCTCATCACATGTCTTCTCTAAGTTCAGAGAAAAGTTGGGAACTATTGCAATCGAAGCTTCTTGAGAAAGTAGAGCTCTCTCCAGAATTAGTGAAAATTGGTAAGAAAGTTGCAGAAAATTGTCATGGAATGCCCTTGACCATTACTATAGTTGCTGGGCTTCTATCTAAATGCAACAACGGAGTATATGGATGGGAGCAAGTTGCACATGATGTAAAATCAGCAATATATGAAGATCTTGGTAGACAATGTGAAAAGATCCTCGTGTTAAGTTACTACTATCTACCTCAACACCTAAAAGCTTGTTTTctatattttggaatttttcccGAAGATGAAGAGGTTGATGTGAGAAGATTAGTGGAGCTATGGGTTGCAGAGGGATTTTTAAAGCAAGCTGATAATAAAAGTTTGGAGAACATAGCTGAAAAATGTTTGCAAGAACTTATAGACAGAAATCTAGTTCTTGTAAGCGAACAGAGTTTTTGGGGAGAAGTGGAAACATGTAAGATCCATGACCTCTTACATGAGTTATGCTTAAGACAAGCTCGAAGTGAGAACTTCCTACCTGTTATAAATGGTAAACCACGGAATAGCGTCACGCGTGTCTCCCGATCATCCAAACGGGACTGTCTAATGATTGTTCACCCGATTAGCAATTTTTATTGGTTAAACTCCCATCGATGTGATCAAAAGAAAATACGCACTATTGTCTATCAAGGTGCACGCAGACATGCGGGGAGAGAAAGTTTAGGATTCAAGAATTTCAAAATGATCAGAGTATTTGACTTGAGAAAGTTATACTTTTATGGTGAAATTCCAACTTTAGTATTTGATTTGGTGCATCTAAGGTATCTATCCTTGTACATTAGAGACCATGAATTTCTCCCTCTTTTCAACCTTCAAAAGTTGCAAATTTTGATCATTGAAATAGGAAAGAATTGGGCAGATAAGATACCTTTAAACATTTGGAGGATGCCACAGTTAAGGACTCTACGCTTTATGAATTCAGGATGGTTATGTCCTCCGATTATGCCTAGTGGTGAAGAGAAGCATGCGGTTTTAGAAAAACTGCAAACTATAACTGGTGTTGGTCCTGCATGGTGTCAAAAGGAAATTTTTGCATTAATGCCTAACTTGAAGAACTTGGAAATCGTGTTGAAAGGAGTTGCTCATGAATTGTGGATAGGTATTTCCTGTTTGCCTCTAATTGAGGTACTTAGAATTATAGTTGGAAAAATTGATTATACGGCCTTTTCCGTGTACCGATCAAAAGCACATGATGCTTTTTTGAAATATAAAAGCACTTTTCCACCAACCCTTAGAAGGTTGACATTAGGCGGGACATGTCTTCCTTGGGAGGCTATGGACATTGTTGGCATGTTGCCTAACCTCGAGATACTCGAACTGGAAGACGATGCCTGCGGAGTTAAACCTAAGACCACATGGAAACCTTCCGAAGGAGGGTTTCCTAGATTAAAGTTCTTGTCACTATGTCATATGCTTTGTTTCACAGAGTGGAAGGCTACCGAATATCATTTTCCTGTCTTGGAGAGACTCTTTATATCTCATTGTCCGCAGCTAGAACAGATCCCACAAGACTTTGCAAATATTTTTACACTTCAATTGATCGAGTTACATGACTGTTGTATTCACCTGGCCATATCAGCACAGCAGATTGAACAAGAGCAAGAAGCCACTTTTGGAAGCCAAGTGACATATGTCCACACATACAATTGTGGACAAGGTAAGATTGACAAATAGAACATATCACCATGCTTTCTTGTGAGTgttaaaatatttctttcttctgCGTTGGATCAACTTCATGACTAATGTGTTAAAAGAGCTATTGACTGaattgaaggaagaagagaaaagggAGAGGAGAGGgggcaaaatttaaaataataaaacttcTGAACATATTTTGACTAAACAAACTACACTAAAGCTTTCTAATCCTTTCATTTCTCTTGTGGCCATTTCATACACTAAAATTAGATGCACATTGCTTAGTCTCCTGCACTCCtctcttttctttaatttgacAATTCGAGTACAATAAAAGTTTTTTAATATGGTTGAGGAAATATTAGTACGACCtttttttaatttgacatttCAAAACACTTGTGTTATTTGAATTGCACTGAATTCTTACAGTAACTTTGATACATTTGTCATACCTACATCAACTTTTATGCAAATATAGATCATTGGGAATGATTTAACAAAGAAAAAGCTGGAAATATATTGGCTTTGAACTTGTTTATTACCAGAACTTTTTATTAAGACTTGGCTTTTATAGTTATCCCAATATATGCGTGAAGATTGTACTTTTAACTGTAATTTGATGGTTAAGATGCTAATatttatacttttctttttaaTAGCTTACTGCCGCCAATGTCATCATTTACTGAAGAGAAACTCTAGCTGACTGATGAAGGTAGTTGCAAAGATATTTCATCACACTTCTTTTAGAGCTTTCTATTTTTCTTGAGCACAGTGTTAAGAAATTAAGATCCTTATGCATTTGGTTgtgtttttatttcttgcttttcGTTTTCAATATGCATTTGGTTgtgtttttatttcttgcttttcATTTTCAATCGTCactttttaatttgaaaataatgtttgaacaaaaatacccctgcttAACACACTATGATGGAGTTTGCAAATTCCAAGCAGTGAAATATGAACTACTGAAAGTGTGTCATGAACTCTAGATTTTATTATTTCTATATTCCAGTTGTTTCAGCAGTAAATAGCACAAAATTTATAGTCAAGGTAATTTTAGAAAATTGAGAGCATTCAAATCAAATTTGGTTGCTTCACCTGTTTTCTTTCTCTCGCCGGCGACGGAACTGGAAAGCCAACGTTAAGACGTGACGGCAAACTCCGGTAGCGCTCAACGCTCTCTGAAAAGAACTTTCCCGATGGCTCGACGGAACCCTAACTTCAATGCTTCTGCATTCCAAATTGTGAAAATTAACCCTCCTTTTCAATTTCCGGAGTTTAAACTTCGGCACAAAATTAAACTCCGAGAACAATTTTTGGAGTTCAAactaataaaaatttaaattccATGAATTGTTTCTGGAGTTCACAACTGAAACTTCAAAAATAATTCATTGAGTTTGAAGTGAGCCGTTAAGGTATttttatttaaaactattttcaTGTCAAAAAGCTTTCAAAATAGTGACTAATGTTTGATAGCAAGAAATTGCTATTTGCTCATTTTTCCGTCTATTTATACATATAAGTAATGTTATCACCGATTTTCTTTTCCTAAAGATCAAGAAAAAGGAAGCTTAATTTGTTTGTAAAATACTTAAATTGcaaataagtcataatatattttAAGAACTTACGAGTTCGTCATCTTAAACAGGTCTCAAGTTCAATTCACATATTAAttttaacaacaacaaaaaaaacttTTGATAGGGGAGCTATTCCCTCTTTGATGACCTTATACGATGTGAATGTGAATTAATCAAGTTCAGGAATTTTAGATACCAGATTATTTTAAAAACATAAGGAATGTGGATCTTCTCTAAATAGTGATATTACGATATTTTGGTTCTCAAATATATtcatctttctctcttttttctttcaaatgaaagtccttaaaatattttaattagcAACACTGATAAAAGTACCTACCTACTATTCGAATAGCTATTGTGATCACCTAATTTTTGATTATATTTGAGTTTTTCATtactttttagtatgtaaatactTGCTAAGTTTAATCTTAatattttagcctttattttattttttattaggtTTAATTGATAAAATTGAAAccacaaaaatattttatattcttagagtagttttttttatttttttatttttgtttttgcaaaagaaagaaaattcttttaaaatatgtatattcTTATACTAGAAGTAGTTAGttaatattttatcttattatttcaaTTTAGTAGGAATAATAATCTCTTTCACTTAACTAAAAAAAGGGAAGATTCCATATTGTTTCCATTTCACAAATTTTGCCCTTACCATTGGATTTCACGTGATCACAGTGCACACAACTGCACTTTGATTGactttattatatattttatcaCTCACTCCTTTAGGGATAATATACAAATGTCACTCTTTTGTCCCTTAGCCATCTCAGCTACATATGCACACACTCACATAGTAAATTAATTCTTCAATGACAGCTAGCAAAGGTGGCCTTCCAAGAAACTTCCCAAATTCTTATCCCAATTCCAAATACAATTGCGCACACACATGCCTATATATCTACGCAcacaaaaacataaaagaaaaaaaaagggaccTAATTCCTAAAAGAGCTTCTGCCGTCTAACCTCTTATCTCCAAGAGATTTTTCTAAGCTAAGTGTCACGTCCTTAGTcattaactaagtacacgtgcgacaCTTGACAATTTTGTCACGTTCTTggtatgccaagtcagccttactacactcaagatcgctaagagaatggtataaagaacacaagagaattgttaaaagaagttttGTATTAgagaaaacttgaattgtttgcttgatgaattatAATGAATGGcctcctttatatactagtctcctaggggctagtgtgcaAATATAAattgttacacaagtccttaatatttataagataaagggctttctctagaattctctacaaacctagaagattccaagggctttcctagcaaatccataaacatctaggatcttccaaaggaaatgtccatacttctctagaatcttctcacaaatgcaagcattcctcctatgtaagcttccacatggcattaatatatgccaaatggcgcttatgtggcatgatgacatggcgagtcatcacactctcccccacctAATGTTGCGACGACCGCGGCGTAATGTTGCtgcataaactctcggatcttatctttgaattgccatAAATCTTCATAACGTTCCCATGTGGCCTCCTCCGGTGATTTCCCtttccaatggacgaggaacatTGCGGTGGCTTTTTGCCCTTATTTTCACCTGGCCTGGTAATCAATAATAGCCTCAATCTCCCGATTGTGCGAGGCGGTGATAGTAATAGGCGCTCGACTTGATTGGCCCCTACTTGGATCATCATTGTCTTCATGATAGGGCTTAAGCATGCTGACATGGAAGATagggtagatcttaagatatgatggcatgtcaagcttgtatgagatcttgcctaccttggcgactatcttaaatggcccctcatacTTACGAATCAGATTCTGATGCATGCCCTGTAGTGCCTTAAACTGTCTTGGATtaaacttcaccatgaccatgtccccaactctatagtcCATGGGACGTCGCTTACGATCtgcaaacttcttcatcttcttagctgccttatccaagtaggacttagcagtgtcaagctcctcccatcctttggccatatgataagcccccaaactctttccctcgaaCGCGGCTGGTAATGAATGTGAAGTTTGTGGCTGTTGGCctgtggctagctcaaatggtgtccgTCCTGTGGACTCACTccgctgcaagttataagagaattgggcgatGTCTAGTAGCCTTGACCAATCTTTCTGATGCgcgcttacataatgcctcaaATAGCATTTTAGTAAGGCATTGACCCGTTCCATTTGTCCATCTGTCTGTGGGTGGAAACTAGTGGAAAAGTGCAGTTTCGTGCCAAGTATGTCAAATAATTCTCTCCAAAAGTTCCCAGTAAAACGGGGGTCTCGATCACTGATAatatgccttggtaagccccaatacttcaccacattcttaaagaatagcttggCGGATTCCTTGGCAGTGCAACCTGGTGTGGTGGGcatgaaggtggcatatttgaaaaatctatccacgaccaccataatagtaccataaccgtcagacttcggtaggcaagtgataaagtccatagtcacgcTCTCACATGGACGCTCTGTAactggtagtggctccaaaagtcctcTGGGTTTTTGTTGCTCAACCTTGTCCTGTTGACAGACAAGACAAGTCTACACATAACACTCTATGTTATCTCACATGcgtggccaatagtagactgactcaaccaaGGCCCTAGTGCGACGTTGGCCTAGATGACCAGCCCACATTgtgtcatgactctcccttatAATCTGCCGTATAATGTCTCCAAACTTAGGCACGTAGACCCGCTGACCTGTGGTAAGTAGTAGGTCGTCTTCGACCCAAAAACGTCTCGTATTGCCCTGGTTGGCTAACTCGATAAGTTGTTTGGCTTCTGGATCGTGttgcatgccttcttttatagcctcaCGAATGTCCCATCTTGTTGAAGTGATTGCAGCAAGCTCGGcttttcggctcaaggcatcggcaacAACATTGCCTTTGCCCGGCTTATACTCCAGCACATAATCAAATTCGGCCAAGAAATCCTGCCATCGAGCCTGTTTTGGGGTGAGCTTCTTGTGCGTCTGAAAGTAGCTAGTAGCTACATTGTCGGTCTTGACCACGAACCTTGACCCAAGCAAATAATGTCGCCATGTACGAAGACAATGTACAATAGCAGTCATCTCCTTCTCTTGCACTATGTAACGCCGCTCCGTCTCATTTAATTTGCGACTCTCAAATGCTATGGGATGCttatcctgcatcaagacacccCCAATGGCAAAATATGAGGCATCTGTATGTACTTCAAATGTCTTGGCAAATTCAGGTAATgccaagactggctcctctgTTACAGCTGCCTTGAGGTCTTCAAATGCCCTTTGACAATGCTCCGTCCAAACCCATGActtgttcttctttagcaactcagtcaatggtgcggcctttgctgagtagccacagatgaaccgacgatagtagttaacaaggccaaggaaggatctcaactcagttacctttataggtgcctcccactcctggatagcacgtaccttagcctcgtccatgCGTAGCTCGCCATTGCTAATAACATGGCCtaagaagtgcacctttgattgtgcaaactcgcatttctccctcttgatgtatagcccgttctcccgcaagacttggaaaaccttccttaagtgctTCATGTGCTCTTCCAAGGTGTTGTTGTAGATGACTATGTCATCTAGGTAGACTAGCacgaactgatcaaggtagggatggaAAATCTTAttcataagggtgcaaaatgtggcaggtgcattggttaagccgaaaggcatcaccaaccactcaaaggctccatatctcgtCACACATGTTGTCTTTGGTTCATCCCCCTCTGCAATGCgaacctggtagtagcccttGCGAAGATCTACCTTGGTAAAATACTTAGCTTGCCCAAGTCTATCGAATAAGTCAGCAATGAGCGGgatcgggtacttattcttcactgtgaccttattaagtgctcggtagTCTATGAACAAGCGTagtgatccatccttcttcttctggaacaatacTGGTGCGCCGAAAGGTTCCTTTGATGGGCGAATGTGACCAGCATCTAGCAACTCTTTCAATTGTTTCCTAAGCTCCTCTAGCTCGGGAGGTGCCATACGATCTGGGGCAAATGCGGGTGGCTTAGCccctggctccaactcaatcttgtgatccacctctcgcctaggcggcaagtgcttaggcaactcctcgggcatgacatctttgttttcTTCAAGCAACTACTCTATGCAAGGTGGTAGTGTCTCTTGAAAACTCTTGTCTTCCTCCAGACTTGCGATGGTTGCCACGAACGTCGGctcccccttcttgatccccttgacaacCTGCATAGCTGAGAGTTGTGCTTGGCTCTGTCCGTGTGGCATAGACACTGTAGGTACCATGCAAACTCCTTCTCGCTCCATAACCAAGAGATGTTGGAGGTAGGGATCGAtcaaagtatgacaatgtctaaagaacttTTGTCCCAatatgatgtcaaagatatccatagcggttacggtaaagtttgtcatacctttccaagttcccaatttgacaccaactccattagctacccAACGAGCATTTTGTACCTCGGCATTCACGGTCTTGACGCGGgagttggttggagcaagcttcaattctagtctttttgcggcagcctcagtcacgaaattatgagttgctccagtatccaccattgcacgagcaggcttgttgttgatggtgagatccacGTACTGGTTTCCATTCTCGGTAGGTTGGATAGATTGCTTTGTGACAGCACCGCATAATCCGATCATACCTAACTGTGCGGTTCCCGAACTCTCTCCTTGCGGCTGCTCCTTCCGTTCATGGACCATGGCGCTAAGGCTCTTTAGGTCGGGACAATTCCTGAAGTTGTGCGGCCCTCCGCATATGTAACATCCTTTCTTCTCGGCCTGCACCTTCTTCTCGGTGTAGCCCTGACGACCACTCTGCTTTTTGGAATCTTGAGTCTTgtagtattgttgttgtatctccttgaCTTTGCCACGGTCTCGCCCACCTTTAACATTGTTAAACTTTGATTCTTTGACTTTCCCTTTGTCGTGCTTGTCATGCCtgaaatccatcaatgattcagcctccactatggcttggtctatattTGCGACTTGTCGGCATTGTAACTCCTgcttagcccaattttgcaacccgtccatgaagtggaacaacaagtcatcattggtcaggttggggatttgaagcataagggtagtgaactccttgacatagACACGTATGCTCCCTGTTTGCTTCAACTTCCTAAGTTTGCGCCTTGCCtcgtacaagacattgtttggaaagaactCTCGCTTGAACTCGTCTTTGAACTGATCCCACGTGCTAATAGTACATATACCTTTATCCATGTCggccatcttccttctccaccatagAATGGCAGTCTCTGAGAGGTATAACACCGTCGTGTTGATCATGGCCTCGTCGTCCTTCACTTTGCCGTGAttgaagtagttctccaagtgccaaaggaagttttccacttcttgcgcatcacgaacacctttgaacaccgggggcttgggagcctcgatcttggcctccctcgtcaCCACAACATTGCTGGCTGCCTTGGTCACGCCAGTACTAACATgctcctcgagtgactctatctttgtcttcatagcatcgatagtactcaaagcctccatgagtctgcactctaaggcagtgatagtttgccttagttccatctcGGTCCGTATACatccctccaagtcatttcggatgctctcaatctcttcaagagtgtgcccctcaagaacactaagggtgccttccaccttccccaagcgtaggccaaagatctccacggcgtccatccccgcgttcatcttcatcacccactctttaccgagcgagacgtcctcaggcaggacctccacttcatcctcgcttgcctcagtggcagatggttcttgggatgtaagccTTTCGTTTGACACAACCTCGAGTGGCACCTCCTGGCCCTTGTTGGTggcatttctctttttgttacgGCCGCTCTTGCCAGCAGAATCCTAGATGACATTGGCTTGGGTGTTGGCAACATTAATTTCTCCGTCATTCACCATTCCCTTAGTCGCAACCTTTGCtttgataccacgttgtcacgtccttagtcgttaactaagtacacgtgcgacaCTTGACAATTTTATCACATTCTTggtatgccaagtcagccttactacactcaagatcgctaagagaatgatagaaagaatacaagagaattgttaaaggaagctttgtattagagaaaaCTTGAAgtgtttgcttgatgaattacaaatgaatggcctcctttatatactagtctcctagagGCTAGTGTgcaaatattaattgttacacaagtccttaatatttataagataagggctttctctagaattctctacaagcctagaagattccaaggactttcctagcaaatccataaacATCTAGGATCTTCCAAAGGAA is drawn from Nicotiana tabacum cultivar K326 chromosome 9, ASM71507v2, whole genome shotgun sequence and contains these coding sequences:
- the LOC142164268 gene encoding putative late blight resistance protein homolog R1A-10 — its product is MAYAAVTSLMSTLGLLLQSSCRLNLPHEEQTESLHKKVKEQIQSFHQKVSSLQAFLESLETNINDLKTIEHCEVKIKDAAYDAEYRIESVLENFYKAQNEKVRREAYEEFCKRLQKASESIDSNSRKLTESMKSGLQATSSLVQSFDLPEHSPQLGNNMVGHENELEDVKCKLMKISSDERETMAITGMGGIGKTTFARKIYDDPEIKSHFDILAWVTVSKEYCVRKMLLQLLHCIPSTEEVRREARDDGELAGKLKQRLWKRRYLVVIDDIWSSKAWDDISLWFPDCKGSHILLTTRCGNVASYAAPGKPPHHMSSLSSEKSWELLQSKLLEKVELSPELVKIGKKVAENCHGMPLTITIVAGLLSKCNNGVYGWEQVAHDVKSAIYEDLGRQCEKILVLSYYYLPQHLKACFLYFGIFPEDEEVDVRRLVELWVAEGFLKQADNKSLENIAEKCLQELIDRNLVLVSEQSFWGEVETCKIHDLLHELCLRQARSENFLPVINGKPRNSVTRVSRSSKRDCLMIVHPISNFYWLNSHRCDQKKIRTIVYQGARRHAGRESLGFKNFKMIRVFDLRKLYFYGEIPTLVFDLVHLRYLSLYIRDHEFLPLFNLQKLQILIIEIGKNWADKIPLNIWRMPQLRTLRFMNSGWLCPPIMPSGEEKHAVLEKLQTITGVGPAWCQKEIFALMPNLKNLEIVLKGVAHELWIGISCLPLIEVLRIIVGKIDYTAFSVYRSKAHDAFLKYKSTFPPTLRRLTLGGTCLPWEAMDIVGMLPNLEILELEDDACGVKPKTTWKPSEGGFPRLKFLSLCHMLCFTEWKATEYHFPVLERLFISHCPQLEQIPQDFANIFTLQLIELHDCCIHLAISAQQIEQEQEATFGSQVTYVHTYNCGQAYCRQCHHLLKRNSS